TTTGGGCTGAGCATTCAAATCATTGTAACTTTTTTTCTTAAGCAAACTGTTGATGCGTAGCTTGAGCATTTTATAGCTCAGTTCATCTGACAAAATATCGTTTACCCCGGTAGGTACATGTTGAAACAAAGGTGAGTCGCTTAAATACTCAGGGTAAATAAACAATACCGGCAGCTGTTGTTTGCTGTATTCACGTCTGATTTTGCTTAAAAAGCCAGTAAACTCAATGATAGATTCGTGTACAGCACAAATGCAAACATCAGCTTCGCGAATAACGCGGCTTGATGAGCGGTGCAGACTATCTAAATCTTTGAAATGAACAATTTTGTAGTCTTGTCCCAGGTTAGCTTGAAATGCAAAAGTTTCTTGCTTATTTGGATTGATATAAAGTAGGGTTGAAGTTTTCATTAACTGAGTTGTTTTTTTTTACGATTTTTTGAACTTTGATGAGTAATTCTGCAGGGTTGAAAGGCTTGGTGAGGTAGTCTTCCGCACCTAACTGCAGGCATTTGATCCGAGCGTTACTATCGCTCAAACCTGAAAGCATTACAACAGGAATATTCTGATATAATTTGCTCTTTTTCAGGAGGTTGATTAGTTCAAAACCATCCATTTCGGGCATCTTAATGTCCGTAACAATTATATCTGGTACTCCCGTTTCTTCCATCCATTCAAAAAACGCAAGTCCGTTGTTGAACTCAGAAACTTCGAAGTGTTCGTTTAGGTAGGACTCTAGCATGTAGCGCATGATAGCATTGTCCTCTATAAGGGCCAGGGTTAGCTTGGTACTCATAAAACTTATATTTTTAATTTGTAGAAATTAAAAAGGGTATAAAAAATTGAATTCCAATTAATTATACCCATAATTCATTGCAAAAGGTTATTATTATATCTCCTAAAACATCATAATAGCTTTTACAATGAATATACATTTTAAAAAAACTTTCGTAAAGAACTATCCTCTTTAGTAAAAAAATATTTTCGTGGTCATTTTTGTGAGGAGGTCAACATATTTACTACCATTTCGGAAACATTTGATAAATCGTGTTTGAGTTTAGAGGAATGCACTAAACTAGAAAAGCTTCTGCAGGTTTTTTATTTGGGTCAATTGGTAGGTTTACCTACTTTGAACAGTATCTTAGTGAAGCATGGGGTTGTGAGCAATTCTGCTCAAATCAGCTATCAAAAGTTGGCTTCTAATTTATCTATTAGCACCATTCGGAAGCTATTTGAAGAGGTTTTTTCGGCTCAGTTGGGTCAGGTACTCCAAGAAATGAGTGAAAAAGATTCAAGTTGTTGGTCAAAAACAACGGTCACTGTTGTGTTGGATGATAGCGTGTTTCGGTGTTGGCTATCTTCTCAGAATCATTTGAAAGATTTTGAGGAGTGCTACGGGAAATTTTTTAGTGGTCAGTTTGGTACAAGTGTGTATGGTTTTCGGGTGTTGACCCTTGGGGTGAGCATTGATGGGGTATTTTACCCACTTTTCTTTGATTTTATCAAGAAGAAAACCTCCAACGCTTATCAGAAACCAGCAAAAGTAGCTCAAAAGCTTGTGAGGCGCTGGGGAGAATATCGCAAAAAGCTGACTAGAACTGGGTATGATTTTCCTACACTTCACCTGAGTTGTGACAATGGATATAGTAATGAGGCTTTGGCAGAAAGTTGTGCCCAAAATGGACTTTGTTACATCAGTGTAACCAAAAAATCTCATTATGTGGTAATAGAGGGTCAAAAGGTAAAGCTCTCTGATTGGATTGAGAAAGAATTTATCCCAGCAGAGCAAGCTCATCAAGCGAGTCAAAAAATGCTTCCTGAGGAAGATAAAACCACTTTTAAAAGGAGAATAAGTGCCTATTATTGTAGCAAGAAACAAGCTGTAACTTTGCTGTTTTTTCGGCTCAATGGATCAAAGAAAGTAAGTGTTATTTATAGCACAAGTAAACATATTTTCGCCAAAACCTTGCGAAGACACTGGTTTCAGAGAACTTATATTGAACAGTTTTTCAAATTACTCAAACATGTGCTCCAAATTGGGGAAGCCAGAACAAAAGACAAAAAAGGTTTTGAATTCAAGTTATACCGATTTTCTTATGTAGCCTTGCACGCACAAAAACTGGTGAAATGGATCAGAAAACAAATGAAGGGTTTTAACAAAAAAGGGTTCATTACCATACAGCGAACCCTTAATTCAGACCCGGATATTTTAGACCTTTTGCAAGAAAAATTAATAGCAAACATTTGTAAATCAAATAGTTATAAACAATGAAATAATTACAATTTAATGATTAACAGGGTAATAGACTCACAATTTCTGTTAAGTAAACTGTGTTAGGAATTAGTTAAATAATAGCATTAATTAAATTGTACTTTTTTGTTTTAATGTTTTAAAAAGATATTATAATCAGCTCCTTTATTTTACTAAAGGATTGGTGGCTCTGTGGTTTTAAAAAGTAGAATTAGTGGTATAGAATTGTATAATTCTAAATTTGTGTTATTGTGATAAGAGCCTGATTATTAAATATATAAGTTGCTTTTGGGTTTTTTAACTGAAAGATGTCCCAAAATATTGCATGATTATATGCAATTATTTATCAATAGGTAACCAAAGGATTTTGGATAAAAAGAATAAATGTGATTTTATTCTTTAGGACCATAAGCTACTTTGGGTAGTATTGTAATGATGAGAAAGATTTTTTCTTTGTGTGTTTGCCTGAATAATTTTCATTATGTATTTGTGTTTAAAGTTGCTCAGCCTGTTTAGCAAATATTGAGCAAAATATGCATCATAGTTAAATTATTTTTTGCACATCAAAAAAACAAAAGTATCTAACCTCTTAAGAGATCATTAGACAGTGAGTAAATCACCTCAACTTGTTTTGTTTCACTTTTAAATTTTTGATGCTCAAAATGTGTTAGTTTTCTATTTGTTAATATTCTGTAAAAAAATACTTCCGCATAGTTACGGCTTTTTTATGTTATAAGTAAGACCTTTTAGGTGAGTGTAGCTATTTTTTAGACTAATGTACCTATTTGAAGGATTACTTGTAAGCGTAAAATTATATAAATATTTTTAGAACATATAAATGCATGTAAGAAAGAATCTAATTTCTTTCGTAAAGAATATATTTGTGTAGTACAATTTTGTTTGAGTTAGTACTTTACAATTGTTTGATTAAATTATATAAGGAAACGGCAAAAAGTAAGTAGGAGGGTAGGAGATTTATATAGTAAGTTTAGTAAGCAGATGGGTATAAAAATACCGTAAGCCTAAAAGTTTTTTTGGACTTACGGTGTAGATCTTTATTGATAAGAGCAATTTAGACTTGCTTGATAGCAGCAAAATTATGTGTGTCAATCTTGGTATATTTAAATTCTCCCCATTGCGCAAGCAGTTGTTTGAGTGCTTGTTGATCGGAAATACAGGTTTCCATGATAAGCATGAGGTGGGGGCAGTTTTTTATAAACTCGGAGGCGCCTTTGAGCACTTCACTTTCCATTCCTTCTACATCTAGTTTTACTATCACTTTGTCATTGTATGTCAGAGGCAACTGATTTATAATAGAGTCAAACTGTTGAATTTGCCCATTGTTGGTCTGACTTGTTTCGGGAATATGGTTGTTTCTAATAACTTTGCTTGCTCCTTTGTTATGTGGTCTTACTTCAAAGCTTACTTCTTCTTTTTTTGAGCCCAACCCCCAGGGGTAAGAGTGAATACGCTCAGTGAGGTGATTAATTTTAATATTTTGTTGCAACACTTCAAAGTTTGTCGGAACTGGTTCAAACGTTAAACACTTGTACCCATTATTTGCCAACCAAATAGAGTAATCGCCAATGCAGGCACCTACATCCAAAAAAGTATCGTATTTACTCAGGTTTTTTTGGATAAATTTTTTCACCTTTCTTTCATAGTTATAGTTGGCATACATGAAATCAGTGGTGTCTTTGCGGCAAAGAAAAACCCCCATACGTGAATAAATGAGACGATCGGTTGAATTGCTTTTTTTTGATATTACATACCTTAGAGCATTGCTTATAGATCTGAAATCTATGTAGCGTAAATATTCCCAGAAATACCACCAGTAAATCTGAATTTTGTCATAAGTTTTAGTAATCTGTTGCATATATATTAATAGTATTTTGATAAAAACATTAGTAGAGTGTATACTTATAATTTATCTGTAAGCCAGAGGTTTCATACCTTGGATACAGGGTGTAGGATACTGCCCTTGATGGTTTGTCAGGGCGACAACCTAAACTTTATATTGACAATCGCTAATAAATAGGCTGTTTTTTGTGAGAAATACGAGGCTATGTGATTTTCGTAGATATTCTTATATGGGTATTAAAGTAAGTTATATATAAGTTTAAAATTATTTTGCACTTTATTAGCCACCTCTATATTTATGAATTCTTTTGCTGAAATTTCTCCTAACTTTTGGTTACAAATAAGCACTATTCACTTTTGTGTTATAATTTGCCGCTTTTCACCTTCTGATAAAAGTTTTGGTTAAACCCTACATAAACACCTTGTAATGCTTTAGTCTTTTGCATAAGTGTTGCTTATGTTTTGAGAATATAAAATATAGAAAAGCGCAGAATTGAGGAAGAAAACTTTTATGCTTTTGTACCTGACTTCTGGTAAGTGATTATGCTTTTAATTAATGAAAAATATTGCCTATGTTTTGAGATAGTATCCTTTTGGGATTTTTTTTCTAAAAATGGAATGGATTTGATAGTAAGAGGAGGGAATAGAAAAGAAAATAAGCTTAGGATAATGGAAACAAATCAGCTATAATACGTCTATTGTAAATATCCTTTGATAATAAATTATAACGAACTAAACCTTTATGCGAAAATATGGAAACCTCTAAGATTTTTGTGGTAGAAGATGACGATTGGTATGCCAAAATATTGATGTACACATTATCGCTCAATCCCGATTATGAGGTCATTAGGTTCAAGTCAGCTAAAGAAGTATTGGCAAGCCTTCACCTCAAACCCTCTATTATTACCCTCGATTATTCGTTGCCTGATACCAAAGGGCCTAAACTGCTCAAGCAGCTCAAAGAAAGGTTGCCCGATGTGCCTGTTGTGGTGGTTTCGGGGCAAGAAGACATTACTACAGCAGTGAGTTTGCTTAAAGAAGGAGCGTATGATTATATAGTAAAAGACGAAA
This window of the Microscilla marina ATCC 23134 genome carries:
- a CDS encoding response regulator: MSTKLTLALIEDNAIMRYMLESYLNEHFEVSEFNNGLAFFEWMEETGVPDIIVTDIKMPEMDGFELINLLKKSKLYQNIPVVMLSGLSDSNARIKCLQLGAEDYLTKPFNPAELLIKVQKIVKKNNSVNENFNPTLYQSK
- a CDS encoding FkbM family methyltransferase, which encodes MQQITKTYDKIQIYWWYFWEYLRYIDFRSISNALRYVISKKSNSTDRLIYSRMGVFLCRKDTTDFMYANYNYERKVKKFIQKNLSKYDTFLDVGACIGDYSIWLANNGYKCLTFEPVPTNFEVLQQNIKINHLTERIHSYPWGLGSKKEEVSFEVRPHNKGASKVIRNNHIPETSQTNNGQIQQFDSIINQLPLTYNDKVIVKLDVEGMESEVLKGASEFIKNCPHLMLIMETCISDQQALKQLLAQWGEFKYTKIDTHNFAAIKQV